The following nucleotide sequence is from Pseudomonas putida S13.1.2.
TCAGCAGGCCGAGCAGGCCGATGATGATCACCACTGCCACCACCGTGGCGATCACCGCCGAGGTGCGGAAGGTGCTGAGCATCGAGAAGGCCTTGTCCTTGTCCACCGACAGGCCGATGTACCAGTTGGCCGAAGGCAGGCCGGTGATCGGGGTGAAGGTCAGCAGGCGGGCCTGGCCTTCGCTTTGCACTTCGGTCAACTCACCGGTCAGTTTTGGCGTGTGCTGCGGGAACAGGTCCGACAGCGACTTCATCACCATGTCTTTGTCAGGGTGCACCAGGATTTTGCCCTGGTCGTTGACCAGGAACGCGTAGCCCATGCCGCCGAAGTTCAGCGAGTTGATGATCTGCACCAGGCCGTCCAGGGCCAGGTCGCCACCGACCACGCCGACACTGCTGGAGACCTTGCTGAGGATGCCAATGACCATCTTGTTGGTGGTCATGTCGATGTACGGTTCGGTCAGCGTCGCGCCGGCGGCGTTCATGCCGTCCTTATACCAGGGGCGGGTGCGCGGATCGTAGCCCTCGGGCATTTTTGCGTCCGGGCGCACGCTGAAGCCGCCGTCCACCTTGCCCAGGTAAACGGTAAGGAAGCTGGAAACCAGCGCATTCTGGCCCATCAGGGTTTCAGCGTTGGTTGGGTCCTGGGCTATGTTCTGTGCCAGGTTTTCCACCAGCTTGATACGGCCGTCGAACAGGTTGCGGATGTTGGTCGAAGTGGAGGCGCCCATTTCAGCCAGATAGTTTTCCAGGTCCTCGCGGATCGCATTACGCTGGAGGTAATCGTTGTAGAGCGTGAACAGGCTGAAGGCGAGTATCACGATCAATGATGCTGCCAAAAGAATCTTGTGGCTGAAACGAAGGCTTTTGTTCATGGCGTAATCGGTTCCGCTAAGGTGTTATATCAGGCGTTCGCACGGGTGGAGCCGCAAAGCAGTGCAACATCCCGAAAAGTCCCTTTTCGGTTGTTCCTCTCTAATTAAGGCGAATATCACCCCAAGGTATCGGCCGAATTAAGGCAAAGCTTGAGCAGAGGATTACAGAGATGTCGGAAACTTTGACCATAGTTGTGGGGGCTGGCCCAGATGGCCAGCCAGTCGGGCAGGCGATGCGGCTGGCCAACCGCCATGGCCTGGTGGCGGGCGCGACGGGCACCGGCAAGACCGTGACCTTGCAACACCTGGCAGAAACGTTCAGCGACGCAGGCGTGGCCGTATTCGCAGCCGATGTCAAAGGTGATTTGTGCGGGCTGGGGGCTGCCGGGGCGCCGCAGGGCAAGGTGGCCGAGCGAATCGCCGGCATGCCCTGGCTGGGGCACACGCCCCAGGCCTACCCGGTAAGCCTCTGGGACATCGCCGGGCAGTCCGGCCACCCGCTGCGCACTACCCTCAGTGAAATGGGGCCGTTGCTGCTGGGTAACCTGCTGGAACTGACCGACAGCCAGCAGGCGGCGCTGTATGCGGCATTCAAGGTGGCCGACCGTGAGGGCCTGTTGCTGCTGGACCTCAAGGACCTCAAGGCGCTGCTCGCGCACCTGAAGGACAACCCACAATTGCTGGGTGAAGACAGTGCGCTGATGACAACGGCCTCCACCCAGGCGTTGTTGCGGCGGCTGGCGACCCTGGAACAGCAGGGCGCCGAGGCGCTGTTCGGCGAGCCGGCGTTGCAGCTTGAAGACCTGCTGCGGCCGGACTCCGATGGCCGTGGGCGCATCCACCTGCTCGACGCCAGCCGGCTGGTGCATGAAGCGCCCAAGGTTTACGCGACCTTCCTGTTGTGGCTGCTGGCCGAACTGTTCGAGCAGTTGCCCGAGCGAGGTGATGCCGACAAGCCGGTACTGGCGTTGTTCTTCGATGAAGCGCACTTGCTGTTCAACGGTACACCCAAAGCCCTGCAGGACCGCCTGGAGCAGGTGGTGCGGCTGATCCGCTCCAAGGGCGTTGGGGTATTTTTCGTCACCCAGTCACCGGGTGACTTGCCGGATGCAGTACTGGCCCAGTTGGGTTTGCGCATTCAGCATGGCTTGCGGGCGTTTACCGCCAAGGAGCAGAAGTCGCTGAGGGCGGTGGCCGATGGCTTTCGCCCGAACCCGGCGTTCGACACCCTGGCGGTGCTGACCGAACTGGGGATTGGCGAGGCGTTGGTGGGGACGCTGGAGGAAAAGGGCACGCCCGCCATGGTGCAGCGGGTGCTGGTTGCTCCGCCGCAATCGCGTATCGGGCCGTTGAGTGCCGCCGAGCGCGCTGCGCTGATTGCTGCTTCGCCGCTGACGGGGCGCTATGACAGGCCGGTGGACCGTGAGTCGGCCTATGAAATGCTCACCCAGCGCAAGGGCGAGGCGGTGGAGCCGGCGCCGCAACCCAAGGCGGATGAAGAGAGCTTTGCCGACAAGGCCGGCGACTTCTTGCAGGGGGCGGCGGGGCAGGCGATCAAGTCGGCCGTGCGCCAAGCAGCCAACCAGTTGGGGCGGCAACTGGTGCGCGGGTTGATGGGATCTTTGCTGGGGGGCAAGAAAAGGTAGTTTTCCTGTACCGGCCCTATCGCCGGCAAGCCAGCTCCCACAGGTACTGCACAGGCCTGGTGGGCGGTGCGGTACCTGTGGGAGCTGGCTTGCCGGCGATAGGGCCGGTACAGGAATGCCCCCTATGAAAAAGGCGCCATGAGGCGCCTTTTTCTATTGCGGTATCACTCAGCCAATGGCTTTGGACGCCAGCCAGAACAGGCCGGCCGCCAGGCCCATCGAGGCCGGCAGGGTCAGGACCCAGGCCAGCAGGATGGTCTTCACCGTGCCGCCTTGCAGGCCGCTCTTGTTGGCGACCATGGTGCCGGCCACACCGGACGACAGCACGTGGGTGGTCGATACCGGCAAGGCGAACACGTTGGCCATGCCGATGGCGCAGGCCGCCGTGATCTGTGCCGACATGCCCTGGGCATAGGTCATGCCCTGTTTGCCGATCTTCTCACCAACGGTCAGTACCACACGCTTCCAGCCAACCATGGTGCCCAGGCCCAGGGCCAGTGCAACGGCCACGATCACCCAGAACGGCGCGTACTCAGTGGTGGCGGTAAGGTCTTTGCGCAGTTTTTCCAGGTCGGCCTTTTCACGGGCGTCGAGGCCTGGCAGCTTGCCAACCTTTTTCGCGGTGTCATCCAGGCACAGCAGGTAGCGGCGCACTTCAACGCGTTTGTCGGCATCCAGGCTGTGGTAGTCGGTCACGCCCTGAAGCGAGGACTGCAGCGCGGCGATGGTCGGCTCGGTCTGCTGCGGGTTGCAGCTGAACTTCTCCGGCAGGTCGCTGGACTTGGCCTTGCCCAGTGCCAGGAAGTCGCCCAGGGTGGCGGCGTTGCGCTGGTAGAACTGGCTCATGTGCAGGGTCGCGTCGCGGGTACGCTCGATCTGGTAGGTGGTGCTGTTCAGGTCGAGTACGAACTTGGCCGGGACAATACCGATCAGCACCAGCATGATCAGGCCGATGCCTTTCTGGCCGTCGTTGGAGCCGTGCACGAAGCTCACGCCCATGGCCGAAACCACCAGGACCATGCGGTTCCAGAATGGCGGGTGCTTCTTGTCGTCGAGCTTGCGGCGCTGGTCGGGGGTCTTGTGCATCTTCGACAGCGGGCGCCACCACTTCAGGCCGATCAGCACCAGGGCTGCAACGGCAAAGCCGGCCATTGGCGAAACCACCAGCGACATGGCGATGTCGATTGCCTTCTGCCAGTTGACGCCATCACCCAGCGGGATGTCGTTGATCAGGGCGTTGGCCAGGCCGACACCGAGAATGGAGCCGATCAGCGTGTGCGAGCTGGAGGCGGGGATGCCGAAGTACCAGGTACCCAGGTTCCAGGTGATGGCCGCAGCCAGCAGCGAGAAGACCATGGCCAGGCCGTGTCCGGTGTTCACATTGATCAGCAGCTCTACTGGCAGCAGGTGCACGATGGCATAGGCCACCCCCACACCGCCGAGCAGAACGCCAAGGAAGTTGAACACGCCGGAGAAGAACACGGCGAGGTGCGGCGGCATGGCTTTGGTATAGATGACTGTAGCTACCGCGTTGGCGGTGTCATGAAAGCCATTGATGAACTCGAAGGCGAGTACGAAGGTCAAGGCGAGCAGCAGGCTCACCAACACCCAGGCATCCAGTCCGCTGAATAAATCGATCATGAAGGTTGTCTGGCGGGTATAGGGGGGCGGGATTATGCCAGAAAACCTTGGCAATCGATGCACCTGCTACAGACCGAAGGCAATCTTCATGGCGTGAGCACCCGGTGTGAGCAGGGGTATTCAGGCTAGGAAATGTCAGCTAAAAAGCGCAAAGCGTGGCTAAAACAGCCTAAAAATCAAAGAAATGGCCGTGCCGTCAGTATTCAAACGATCGTATGAAATTTGTGTAATTCCATTTCATCATCGGTCAGGCGGTAAAGATCGACCGCGCCCGGGCTGGCCGGGCGGCGACGCGCTGGCGTGGTCCCAGGTCAGGGATTGTCGCTGCGCAGTTCCTTTTCGATGCGTTCCAGTTCCTGGTTGAACGCCTGGTCGCGCACGCTGGCACGCTTGCGCCAAGGTTTGCGTTCCGGGTCCGGTTGTGCGGCGTAAGTGGTGACTTCGCCACCGTAAACATCCTTGTAACGTTCAGCCTGGCGCTCGAGTTCTGCGCGCAGTTCATCTTTCGTCACATGCAGTACCTGAATTAAGTGTGATGACTGTTGTTATGCGTCGTGCAACATGCACATGCCCTGCAGGCCGCAACGGCTACATAGCGGGAAGGTTCCATTACCCTGCCCGTGTCGGGGCCTGCGCCCTCGATTATAGCAACCGATAATTCGCCGAACATTGTTATTTACCCAACCCTGACAGCATCTGACGCAACTAGTGGCAGGTGCCGGGAACAGTTCGGACGCTTCGTACAAGTTTGAAAGGCATCGCGGATAAAAGTTCGCTGCAATGCCGGGGGCAACGCCCGAATGAAAAACGGCCTCGCCAAAAGGCGAGGCCGTTGCCTGGGGACTTCTACGGTGGGTACCTGACCAGTCTCTCCAAAGAAGCCACAAGTGGCATGAGAAAGGTATAAGCAAAAGTGTCAGCGGTCAATTGCGATTATCGGCCGTTTGTTCGATAATCGCACGAGTGGGCGTTTTTTTTGAGGTGTGCGATGAGTGACGAAACCCTGGTCAACGATTCGGTCAATGCAGAGCCGGCGCGACCCGCCTCGGCGGCCATGGCGCCGCCGATCGTGGCTTCCCCGGCCAAGCGCATCCAGGCATTTACCGGCGATCCAGACTTCATGACTTCCCTGGCGCGTGGCCTGGCCGTGATTCAGGCCTTTCAGGAGCGCAAGCGCCACCTGACCATCGCCCAGATCAGCCACCGCACCGAAATCCCCCGCGCAGCGGTGCGCCGATGCCTGCACACGCTGATCAAGCTGGGTTACGCCACCTCCGACGGGCGTACCTATTCGCTGCTGCCCAAGGTGCTGACGCTGGGGCACGCCTACCTGTCTTCGACGCCACTGGCGATCTCGGCCCAGCCTTATCTGGACCGCATCAGTGACCAATTGCACGAAGCCGCCAACATGGCCACTCTTGAAGGCGACGACATTCTTTATATAGCGCGTTCGGCCACGGTGGAGCGGCTGATATCGGTCGACCTGTCTGTGGGCGGGCGCCTGCCGGCCTACTGCACATCGATGGGGCGCATCCTGCTGGCGGCCATGGACGACACCAGCCTGCGTGAATACCTGGAGCGTGCCGACCTGAAGGCACGCACCAGCCGTACCCTGCATGACCCCGAGTCACTGTTCGCCTGTATCCAGCAGGTGCGCGCCCAAGGCTGGTGCGTGGTGGACCAGGAGCTGGAGCAAGGGCTGCGGTCGATTGCAGTGCCGATCTATGACGCTTCGGGGCAGGTGTTGGCGGCATTGAACGTGAGCACCCATGTGGGGCGGGTGACACGCAGTGAGCTGGAACAGCGCTTCCTGCCGATCCTGCTGGCGGCCAGCCGGGACCTTTGCCATCAGTTGTTTGGCTGAGATTGCAGGGGGCCGCAAAGCGGCCCAATCGTCGGCAAGCCGAACTCCCACGGAAACTGTGAAAGCCGCGAATGCGCAATACCTGTGGGAGCTGGCTTGCCGGCGAATGGGGCGCGGAGCGCCCCCTTTCACATTTAGAACAGGCAAAACGGTTTCTTGTGCGATAAACGCACAGTGTTGCTCCGGGCGAATTGCGCCACCGCCGCCCGCTGATTAATGTCTCTCGCAACGGTCGGCCAAGCCGACCGAACAAAAAATACAAGAGGCACTTACCATGAATACTGTCCACTTGCTGCTGCGGCC
It contains:
- a CDS encoding helicase HerA-like domain-containing protein produces the protein MSETLTIVVGAGPDGQPVGQAMRLANRHGLVAGATGTGKTVTLQHLAETFSDAGVAVFAADVKGDLCGLGAAGAPQGKVAERIAGMPWLGHTPQAYPVSLWDIAGQSGHPLRTTLSEMGPLLLGNLLELTDSQQAALYAAFKVADREGLLLLDLKDLKALLAHLKDNPQLLGEDSALMTTASTQALLRRLATLEQQGAEALFGEPALQLEDLLRPDSDGRGRIHLLDASRLVHEAPKVYATFLLWLLAELFEQLPERGDADKPVLALFFDEAHLLFNGTPKALQDRLEQVVRLIRSKGVGVFFVTQSPGDLPDAVLAQLGLRIQHGLRAFTAKEQKSLRAVADGFRPNPAFDTLAVLTELGIGEALVGTLEEKGTPAMVQRVLVAPPQSRIGPLSAAERAALIAASPLTGRYDRPVDRESAYEMLTQRKGEAVEPAPQPKADEESFADKAGDFLQGAAGQAIKSAVRQAANQLGRQLVRGLMGSLLGGKKR
- a CDS encoding inorganic phosphate transporter, coding for MIDLFSGLDAWVLVSLLLALTFVLAFEFINGFHDTANAVATVIYTKAMPPHLAVFFSGVFNFLGVLLGGVGVAYAIVHLLPVELLINVNTGHGLAMVFSLLAAAITWNLGTWYFGIPASSSHTLIGSILGVGLANALINDIPLGDGVNWQKAIDIAMSLVVSPMAGFAVAALVLIGLKWWRPLSKMHKTPDQRRKLDDKKHPPFWNRMVLVVSAMGVSFVHGSNDGQKGIGLIMLVLIGIVPAKFVLDLNSTTYQIERTRDATLHMSQFYQRNAATLGDFLALGKAKSSDLPEKFSCNPQQTEPTIAALQSSLQGVTDYHSLDADKRVEVRRYLLCLDDTAKKVGKLPGLDAREKADLEKLRKDLTATTEYAPFWVIVAVALALGLGTMVGWKRVVLTVGEKIGKQGMTYAQGMSAQITAACAIGMANVFALPVSTTHVLSSGVAGTMVANKSGLQGGTVKTILLAWVLTLPASMGLAAGLFWLASKAIG
- the pcaR gene encoding pca regulon transcriptional regulator PcaR, with translation MAPPIVASPAKRIQAFTGDPDFMTSLARGLAVIQAFQERKRHLTIAQISHRTEIPRAAVRRCLHTLIKLGYATSDGRTYSLLPKVLTLGHAYLSSTPLAISAQPYLDRISDQLHEAANMATLEGDDILYIARSATVERLISVDLSVGGRLPAYCTSMGRILLAAMDDTSLREYLERADLKARTSRTLHDPESLFACIQQVRAQGWCVVDQELEQGLRSIAVPIYDASGQVLAALNVSTHVGRVTRSELEQRFLPILLAASRDLCHQLFG